In Candidatus Legionella polyplacis, the following are encoded in one genomic region:
- the mutY gene encoding A/G-specific adenine glycosylase, whose product MKNIEETFTKPLLKWFDKYGRKNLPWKNSINPDPYKIWISEIMLQQTRLKTVIPYYNRFINKFPNIQYLAEASEEEILLHWSGLGYYNRAINLIKTSKIIWNKYNGNFPNQIKFLIKLPGIGPSTAAAIISQAFNLPKAILDTNAKRVLYRYFNLSYIDNQKHLNIKLINLANKCVSKKRSADYTQAIMDLGFFHCKSRYPNCITCPLHINCISKKNKIIPPLSYKNRNKKNITKCKKFLLIYNSYNEIFLIKQSYKKLWPKLWTIPYIDFKISIKEYIENKYNLNNIKNIYLLTKFKYPISNFILNVKSIAIQIESNHTFINKKSNIKKWLKINKLNKIGLSKISIKIIDYFKTYTKQ is encoded by the coding sequence ATGAAAAACATTGAAGAAACATTTACTAAACCATTGCTAAAATGGTTTGATAAATATGGAAGAAAAAACTTACCATGGAAAAATTCTATTAATCCAGATCCATATAAAATATGGATATCTGAAATTATGTTACAACAAACTCGATTAAAAACAGTCATCCCATATTATAATCGTTTTATAAATAAATTTCCTAATATCCAATATCTTGCTGAAGCATCGGAAGAGGAAATTCTTTTACATTGGTCAGGACTTGGATATTATAATAGAGCTATCAATTTAATTAAAACTTCCAAAATTATTTGGAATAAATATAACGGAAATTTTCCCAATCAAATAAAATTCTTAATTAAATTACCTGGAATTGGACCATCTACAGCCGCTGCTATAATATCCCAAGCTTTTAACTTACCAAAAGCAATACTAGACACTAATGCTAAACGTGTACTATATAGATATTTTAATCTAAGTTATATCGACAATCAAAAACATTTAAATATTAAATTAATTAACTTAGCAAATAAATGTGTATCAAAAAAACGTAGCGCAGATTATACTCAAGCAATTATGGACCTAGGTTTCTTTCATTGTAAATCAAGATATCCAAACTGTATAACTTGCCCTTTACATATAAACTGCATCTCAAAAAAAAATAAAATAATTCCTCCGTTATCTTATAAAAACCGTAATAAAAAAAATATAACAAAATGTAAAAAATTTCTATTAATATACAATTCATATAACGAAATTTTTCTTATAAAACAATCTTATAAAAAACTTTGGCCAAAATTATGGACTATTCCTTATATTGATTTTAAAATTTCTATTAAAGAATATATTGAAAATAAATATAATTTAAATAATATTAAAAATATATACTTATTAACTAAGTTTAAATATCCGATAAGTAATTTTATACTTAATGTAAAATCAATAGCAATACAAATTGAATCAAACCATACTTTTATAAATAAGAAATCAAACATAAAAAAATGGTTAAAAATAAATAAATTAAATAAAATTGGATTATCTAAAATATCTATTAAAATTATAGATTACTTTAAAACATATACAAAGCAATAA
- the ubiG gene encoding bifunctional 2-polyprenyl-6-hydroxyphenol methylase/3-demethylubiquinol 3-O-methyltransferase UbiG, giving the protein MINKLKNSTNFSRQAEQWWDKNGPCHILHCINPVRIEFICRFCSLFEKEVLDIGCGGGILSESMAMLGANVTGLDIENSLINIAKYHAIKKCLVIDYYCISIDNYSDKLFDIIVCLELLEHVNDPYSILYHCYRLLSSSGYLFISTINSGVISYIQMVVIAEYLSGLIPKQTHDFRKFMSPSKLASVARSIGFKVIDLKGMSYNFFTKQAKIINKICVNYFMVLQKK; this is encoded by the coding sequence ATGATTAACAAACTTAAGAATAGTACTAATTTTTCTAGACAAGCTGAGCAATGGTGGGATAAAAATGGACCTTGTCATATACTTCATTGTATCAATCCTGTGCGTATTGAGTTTATTTGTAGATTTTGTTCTTTATTTGAGAAGGAAGTTTTAGATATTGGTTGTGGAGGAGGTATTTTATCAGAATCTATGGCAATGTTAGGGGCAAATGTTACTGGATTAGATATTGAAAATTCTCTTATTAATATAGCAAAATATCATGCTATTAAAAAATGTCTTGTTATAGATTATTATTGCATTTCTATTGATAATTACAGTGATAAATTGTTTGATATTATTGTTTGTTTAGAATTATTAGAGCATGTTAATGATCCTTATTCAATATTATATCATTGTTATAGATTATTAAGTTCCAGTGGTTATTTATTTATATCAACTATTAACTCCGGAGTTATATCATATATACAAATGGTTGTTATAGCTGAATATTTATCAGGTTTAATACCAAAACAAACACATGATTTTCGGAAATTTATGTCTCCAAGTAAACTTGCAAGTGTTGCAAGATCTATTGGATTTAAAGTTATTGATTTAAAGGGTATGTCATATAATTTTTTTACTAAACAAGCTAAAATTATTAATAAAATATGTGTAAATTATTTTATGGTTTTGCAAAAAAAATAG
- a CDS encoding nucleotidyl transferase family protein (catalyzes a two-step reaction, first charging a tryptophan molecule by linking its carboxyl group to the alpha-phosphate of ATP, followed by transfer of the aminoacyl-adenylate to its tRNA), whose amino-acid sequence MKKRVVSGIRASGDLHIGHYHGVIKHWIDLQSQYDCYFFIADLHGLTTFYKNSNSIKPFVWNMLVDWFACGINPNMCKIFIQSWISEHIELFLLLSMITPLNWVEHVPFHKNQKQKNFLRKDFMTYGFLGYPILQSSDILLYRADYVPIGHDQIAHIELTRKIVRKFNFLYKDNNLYIKHVIFKVIQDLRSNYNNCYIFLKKILQNHDGYKLINEIKLFLANYKKFPLRVKQDLLSKFDVYRKKILNEPKAIIRHGFSKVVGIDGKKMSKSLHNTISLRENLNDVKKKIFSMPTDPNRIKRYIPGNPRNCSIWQLHNIYSTDSLKEWIRSGCCSAKIGCVDCKKIVVDSIKEELFVIQEKIQFYQSKIDLIKSTVIEHTEIAKKEAKKTLDEIKIIMGLDY is encoded by the coding sequence ATGAAAAAGCGTGTAGTTTCTGGTATACGTGCTAGTGGAGATTTACATATTGGACATTATCATGGAGTAATTAAACATTGGATTGATTTGCAAAGTCAATATGATTGTTATTTTTTTATTGCAGATTTACATGGGTTAACAACTTTTTATAAAAATTCAAATTCTATTAAGCCTTTTGTTTGGAATATGTTGGTTGATTGGTTTGCATGTGGAATAAATCCAAATATGTGTAAAATTTTTATTCAATCTTGGATTTCAGAGCATATTGAATTATTTTTATTACTTTCTATGATAACTCCGTTAAATTGGGTTGAGCATGTTCCTTTTCATAAAAATCAAAAACAAAAAAATTTTTTGAGAAAAGATTTTATGACATATGGTTTTTTAGGTTATCCTATTTTACAAAGTTCTGATATATTACTTTATAGAGCAGATTACGTTCCAATTGGTCATGATCAAATTGCTCATATTGAGTTAACTAGAAAAATTGTTAGGAAATTTAATTTTTTATATAAAGATAATAATCTTTATATAAAACATGTAATTTTTAAGGTTATTCAAGATTTAAGAAGTAATTATAATAATTGTTATATTTTTTTAAAAAAAATATTACAAAACCATGATGGATATAAGTTAATTAATGAAATTAAGTTATTTTTAGCAAATTATAAAAAGTTTCCTTTAAGAGTTAAACAGGATTTATTAAGTAAATTTGATGTTTATAGAAAAAAAATATTGAATGAACCGAAAGCAATTATAAGACATGGTTTTTCTAAGGTAGTGGGAATAGATGGAAAAAAAATGTCTAAATCACTTCATAATACAATTTCTTTGAGAGAAAATTTAAACGATGTAAAAAAAAAGATATTTTCTATGCCAACTGATCCTAATCGTATAAAAAGATATATTCCTGGAAATCCAAGAAATTGTTCTATATGGCAATTACATAATATTTATTCAACAGATTCTTTAAAAGAATGGATAAGATCTGGATGTTGTTCTGCTAAAATTGGATGTGTTGATTGTAAAAAAATAGTTGTTGATTCTATTAAAGAGGAATTATTTGTGATTCAAGAAAAAATTCAGTTTTATCAATCAAAAATAGATTTGATTAAAAGTACTGTGATAGAACACACTGAAATTGCAAAAAAAGAAGCTAAAAAAACTTTGGATGAAATAAAAATAATAATGGGTTTAGATTATTGA
- the ybeY gene encoding rRNA maturation RNase YbeY, protein MKKKYYIDIQYSHKNYIPIKTKTIIFWAKLILKNLTKTAEITIKFVCPNEIIQLNYLYRKKNKITNILSFPSSISTYKKLNYQFLGDIIICTKILKIESKKIDQPFKKYLALMIIHGILHLLGFNHIEKKEKIIMKNLENKLLIKLGFKLK, encoded by the coding sequence ATGAAAAAAAAATATTACATAGATATACAATATTCACATAAAAACTATATACCGATAAAAACTAAAACCATTATTTTTTGGGCAAAATTAATATTAAAAAACTTAACAAAAACTGCTGAAATTACTATTAAATTCGTATGTCCGAATGAAATAATTCAATTAAATTATTTATACAGAAAAAAAAATAAAATTACAAATATATTATCTTTCCCTAGTTCTATCTCTACATATAAAAAATTAAATTATCAATTCTTAGGAGATATCATTATCTGCACAAAAATTTTAAAAATAGAATCTAAAAAAATAGACCAACCATTTAAAAAATATTTAGCTCTTATGATCATTCATGGAATTCTACATCTATTAGGATTTAATCATATTGAAAAAAAAGAAAAAATAATTATGAAAAATTTAGAAAATAAATTACTAATAAAATTAGGTTTTAAATTAAAATAA
- a CDS encoding Na+/H+ antiporter NhaA, which translates to MNKLCYKEFVKLERIGSLLVFLFALFAIILSNSSYYYFYKKVLNYVVQIKIFNFLVAKSLLSLVNDGLMIIYFILVGLEVIDILIENFLVNKISILIFNIVVFSGLVFPAFIFFIFNKNYVEYLKGWSIPISTDIVFSSSVINFLNPCVSYSLKSLLTVISVFDDIQSMIVISIFYVKKVPLFLGLFLISIILIYLFYFNFKNSLLFIIIGFFSLFFLFKSGIHGVLSGIIISIIVSKYKNLIFLIYFKKYLKYFVTFFILPIFALVNSGIVFVNFNFSMLLHPIFLGVFFGLLIGKQIGIFLPLFFFIKVKRLLKLDHDVKSLDIYGISLLCGIGFTMSIFIGSISYHYDLYYMTLAKEGIFLGSFCSGILGVFVLNNIHIKRNNNFV; encoded by the coding sequence ATGAATAAATTATGTTATAAAGAATTTGTTAAGTTAGAAAGAATAGGTAGTTTATTAGTTTTTCTTTTTGCTTTGTTTGCAATAATTTTATCAAATTCTTCATATTATTATTTTTATAAAAAAGTATTAAATTACGTAGTTCAAATAAAAATATTTAATTTTTTGGTTGCAAAATCGTTATTATCATTAGTAAATGATGGTCTAATGATTATCTATTTTATATTAGTTGGTCTTGAAGTCATAGATATTCTTATAGAAAATTTTCTTGTTAATAAAATTAGTATATTAATTTTTAATATTGTTGTTTTTAGCGGTTTGGTTTTTCCAGCGTTTATATTTTTTATTTTTAATAAAAATTATGTAGAATATTTGAAGGGATGGTCTATACCGATTTCTACTGATATTGTTTTTTCTTCAAGTGTTATTAATTTTTTAAATCCTTGTGTTTCTTATTCTTTGAAAAGTTTATTAACTGTTATTTCTGTTTTTGATGATATACAATCAATGATTGTTATATCTATTTTTTATGTTAAAAAAGTTCCTTTATTTTTAGGATTGTTTTTAATTAGTATTATATTAATTTATTTATTTTATTTTAATTTTAAAAATTCCTTATTGTTTATAATTATTGGATTTTTTTCATTATTTTTTCTTTTTAAATCAGGTATTCATGGAGTTTTATCTGGAATCATTATATCTATAATTGTTTCTAAATATAAAAATTTAATTTTTTTAATATATTTTAAAAAGTATTTAAAATATTTTGTAACATTTTTTATTTTACCAATATTTGCTTTAGTAAATTCTGGTATAGTGTTTGTAAATTTTAATTTTTCAATGTTATTACATCCTATTTTTCTTGGTGTATTTTTTGGTTTATTGATAGGAAAGCAAATTGGTATATTTTTACCGTTGTTTTTTTTTATTAAAGTTAAACGTTTGTTAAAATTAGATCATGATGTTAAATCATTAGATATTTATGGAATTTCTTTACTTTGCGGAATTGGATTTACTATGAGTATATTTATTGGATCGATATCATATCATTATGATTTATATTATATGACTTTAGCTAAAGAAGGTATATTTTTAGGTTCATTTTGTTCTGGAATTTTAGGTGTTTTTGTTTTAAATAATATACATATAAAAAGAAATAATAACTTTGTTTAA
- a CDS encoding purine-nucleoside phosphorylase → MQKKKITLAHISTKKIKKKNPYFKPIIGIILGSGLGNLSSMLSNTILIKYKDLPGFPNCTVNGHNGNLILGNISGKDVVCLQGRSHSYEGTNFHTMKTYVRTLKLLGCQYFLCTNASGSLKKKIKPGEIMILTDHINMQPNNPLVGINDEEFGPRFLSLNNLYDTKLKEKMLIIAKKENIILHQGVYISVLGPNYETAAEIKAFKILGGDAIGMSTIPEVLLAKHCGMKIIAIAGITNYATGIVSTNHTHETVLAMASKIEKKLNKLIKKFIEELLY, encoded by the coding sequence ATGCAAAAAAAAAAAATAACATTAGCACATATATCCACAAAAAAAATAAAAAAAAAAAATCCTTACTTTAAGCCAATTATAGGAATCATACTTGGATCAGGTTTAGGAAACCTATCATCAATGTTGAGTAATACTATTCTTATTAAATATAAAGATCTACCAGGATTTCCAAATTGCACAGTAAATGGTCATAATGGGAACTTAATATTAGGAAATATATCAGGAAAAGATGTTGTATGTTTACAAGGAAGAAGTCATAGTTATGAAGGAACAAATTTTCATACAATGAAAACATACGTTAGAACATTAAAATTATTAGGTTGTCAATATTTTTTATGCACTAATGCATCTGGATCTCTAAAAAAAAAAATTAAACCAGGAGAAATTATGATTTTAACTGATCATATAAATATGCAACCAAATAATCCGCTAGTTGGAATTAATGATGAAGAATTTGGACCAAGATTTCTATCATTAAACAATTTATATGATACAAAATTAAAAGAAAAAATGTTAATAATAGCTAAAAAAGAAAATATTATTTTACATCAAGGAGTATATATTTCAGTATTAGGACCTAATTATGAAACAGCAGCAGAAATAAAAGCATTTAAAATATTAGGAGGAGATGCAATAGGTATGTCTACTATTCCAGAAGTCTTATTAGCAAAACATTGCGGAATGAAAATTATCGCAATTGCAGGAATTACAAATTATGCCACAGGTATTGTATCTACAAATCATACACATGAAACAGTGCTTGCAATGGCATCAAAAATAGAAAAAAAACTTAATAAGTTAATAAAAAAATTTATAGAAGAACTTTTATACTAA
- a CDS encoding L,D-transpeptidase, with product MIKFFIIFIMIPIISHKLLLFNKSTLVVDDYGYVHQTLFYLKDKRGRNEFPLKILSNGKKQFIFNPRKYMWAVYNKYGDRIMTGSASGGKDFCKDLGKSCRTVIGSFYIYHKKGVNCRSNEFFINKSNLGVKMPYCMFFFRGFSIHAAYEVPHANSSHGCIKVFPSAAEWLNKYFIRIGTQVVVLPY from the coding sequence ATGATTAAGTTTTTTATTATATTTATAATGATTCCCATCATAAGCCATAAATTATTGTTATTTAATAAATCAACTTTAGTAGTGGATGATTATGGATATGTTCATCAGACATTGTTTTATTTAAAAGACAAAAGAGGTAGAAATGAGTTTCCATTGAAGATTTTATCAAATGGAAAAAAACAATTTATTTTTAATCCTAGGAAGTATATGTGGGCTGTTTATAATAAATATGGAGATCGAATAATGACAGGAAGTGCTTCTGGTGGAAAAGATTTTTGCAAAGATTTAGGAAAATCATGTCGTACTGTAATTGGTAGTTTTTATATTTATCATAAAAAAGGAGTAAATTGTCGTTCTAATGAATTTTTTATAAATAAAAGTAATTTAGGAGTTAAAATGCCTTATTGTATGTTTTTTTTTCGTGGATTTAGTATACATGCTGCTTATGAAGTTCCACATGCAAATTCTAGTCATGGTTGTATTAAAGTGTTTCCTAGTGCTGCAGAGTGGCTAAATAAATATTTTATACGAATAGGTACTCAGGTTGTAGTGCTTCCTTACTAA
- a CDS encoding protein-L-isoaspartate O-methyltransferase family protein → MNKKKNNMLKKQLYYGYITDPKILDIFNTIPRHIFVHNKLKTFAYSDMRIPINYNQYMLTPLEEAIILQSLLLKGNEKILEIGTGTGFFTAILSKLSKKIISIDYYEEFIKTAKDKLKILSIKNTKLIKKDFNIYKDNNQHIFDILICTAAINENKISHLLKFLSNGKLFFILKNKLTMKGILFIIHNNKIIKKNILFETITTPIIDHSNKKTFIL, encoded by the coding sequence ATGAACAAAAAAAAAAATAATATGTTAAAAAAACAATTATATTATGGATATATAACAGATCCAAAAATCCTTGATATTTTCAATACTATACCTAGACATATTTTTGTTCATAATAAACTTAAAACATTTGCCTACTCTGATATGAGAATACCAATAAATTATAATCAATATATGTTAACTCCATTAGAAGAAGCTATTATTTTACAGTCCTTACTGTTAAAAGGAAATGAAAAAATATTAGAAATAGGAACAGGAACAGGATTTTTTACAGCAATATTAAGTAAATTATCTAAAAAAATCATAAGCATTGATTATTATGAAGAATTTATAAAAACAGCTAAAGATAAATTAAAAATTTTATCTATCAAAAATACAAAACTAATCAAAAAAGATTTTAATATCTATAAAGATAACAATCAACACATATTTGATATATTAATATGTACAGCAGCAATTAATGAAAATAAAATTTCACACCTATTAAAATTTTTATCTAACGGAAAACTATTTTTTATATTAAAAAATAAATTAACAATGAAAGGAATTTTATTTATTATTCATAATAATAAAATTATAAAAAAAAATATATTGTTTGAAACGATTACAACTCCAATAATTGACCATTCAAATAAAAAAACATTTATATTATAA